A window from Theropithecus gelada isolate Dixy chromosome 1, Tgel_1.0, whole genome shotgun sequence encodes these proteins:
- the PPP1R8 gene encoding nuclear inhibitor of protein phosphatase 1 isoform X5, with amino-acid sequence MVQTAVVPVKKKRVEGPGSLGLEESGSRRMQNFAFSGGLYGGLPPTHSEAGSQPHGIHGTALIGGLPMPYPNLAPDVDLTPVVPSAVNMNPAPNPAVYNPEAVNEPKKKKYAKEAWPGKKPTPSLLI; translated from the exons ATGGTGCAAACTGCAGTGGTCCCAGTCAAG AAGAAGCGTGTGGAGGGCCCAGGCTCCCTGGGCCTGGAGGAATCAGGGAGCAGGCGCATGCAGAACTTTGCCTTCAGTGGAGGACTTTACGGGGGCCTGCCCCCCACACACAGTGAAGCAGGCTCCCAGCCGCATGGCATCCACGGGACAGCACTTATCGGTGGTTTGCCCATGCCATACCCAAACCTTGCCCCTGATGTGGACTTGACTCCTGTTGTGCCGTCAGCAGTGAACATGAACCCTGCACCAAACCCTGCAGTCTATAACCCTGAAGCTGTAAATGAACCCAAGAAGAAGAAGTATGCAAAAGAGGCTTGGCCAGGCAAGAAGCCCACACCTTCCTTACTGATTTGA
- the PPP1R8 gene encoding nuclear inhibitor of protein phosphatase 1 isoform X4 — MGGEDDELKGLLGLPEEETELDNLTEFNTAHNKRISTLTIEEGNLDIQRPKRKRKNSRVTFSEDDEIINPEDVDPSVGRFRNMVQTAVVPVKKKRVEGPGSLGLEESGSRRMQNFAFSGGLYGGLPPTHSEAGSQPHGIHGTALIGGLPMPYPNLAPDVDLTPVVPSAVNMNPAPNPAVYNPEAVNEPKKKKYAKEAWPGKKPTPSLLI; from the exons ATGGGTGGAGAGGATGATGAACTCAAGGGCTTACTGGGGCttccagaggaggaaactgagcttGAT AACCTGACAGAGTTCAACACTGCCCACAACAAGCGGATTTCTACCCTTACCATTGAGGAGGGAAATCTGGACATTCAAAGaccaaagaggaagaggaagaactcACGGGTGACATTCAGTGAGGATGATGAGATCATCAATCCAG AGGATGTGGATCCCTCAGTTGGTCGATTCAGGAACATGGTGCAAACTGCAGTGGTCCCAGTCAAG AAGAAGCGTGTGGAGGGCCCAGGCTCCCTGGGCCTGGAGGAATCAGGGAGCAGGCGCATGCAGAACTTTGCCTTCAGTGGAGGACTTTACGGGGGCCTGCCCCCCACACACAGTGAAGCAGGCTCCCAGCCGCATGGCATCCACGGGACAGCACTTATCGGTGGTTTGCCCATGCCATACCCAAACCTTGCCCCTGATGTGGACTTGACTCCTGTTGTGCCGTCAGCAGTGAACATGAACCCTGCACCAAACCCTGCAGTCTATAACCCTGAAGCTGTAAATGAACCCAAGAAGAAGAAGTATGCAAAAGAGGCTTGGCCAGGCAAGAAGCCCACACCTTCCTTACTGATTTGA
- the PPP1R8 gene encoding nuclear inhibitor of protein phosphatase 1 isoform X2: MGGGDARWRQPRTPAPASRCSTAQPGKPPPGLHLDVVKGDKLIEKLIIDEKKYYLFGRNPDLCDFTIDHQSCSRVHAALVYHKHLKRVFLIDLNSTHGTFLGHIRLEPHKPQQIPIDSTVSFGASTRAYTLREKPQTLPSAVKGDEKMGGEDDELKGLLGLPEEETELDNLTEFNTAHNKRISTLTIEEGNLDIQRPKRKRKNSRVTFSEDDEIINPEDVDPSVGRFRNMVQTAVVPVKKKRVEGPGSLGLEESGSRRMQNFAFSGGLYGGLPPTHSEAGSQPHGIHGTALIGGLPMPYPNLAPDVDLTPVVPSAVNMNPAPNPAVYNPEAVNEPKKKKYAKEAWPGKKPTPSLLI, encoded by the exons ATGGGAGGGGGAGACGCAAGATGGCGGCAGCCGCGAACTCCGGCTCCAGCCTCCCGCTGTTCGACTGCCCAACCTG GTAAGCCCCCTCCCGGTTTACATCTGGATGTAGTCAAAGGAGACAAACTAATTGAG aaactgaTTATTGATGAGAAGAAGTATTACTTATTTGGGAGAAACCCTGATTTGTGTGACTTTACCATTGACCACCAGTCTTGCTCTCGGGTCCATGCTGCACTTGTCTACCACAAGCATCTGAAGAGAGTTTTCCTGATAGATCTCAACAGTA CACACGGCACTTTCTTGGGTCACATTCGGTTGGAACCTCACAAGCCTCAGCAAATTCCCATCGATTCCACGGTCTCATTTGGCGCATCCACAAGGGCATACACTCTGCGCGAGAAGCCTCAGACATTGCCATCGGCTGTGAAAGGAGATGAGAAGATGGGTGGAGAGGATGATGAACTCAAGGGCTTACTGGGGCttccagaggaggaaactgagcttGAT AACCTGACAGAGTTCAACACTGCCCACAACAAGCGGATTTCTACCCTTACCATTGAGGAGGGAAATCTGGACATTCAAAGaccaaagaggaagaggaagaactcACGGGTGACATTCAGTGAGGATGATGAGATCATCAATCCAG AGGATGTGGATCCCTCAGTTGGTCGATTCAGGAACATGGTGCAAACTGCAGTGGTCCCAGTCAAG AAGAAGCGTGTGGAGGGCCCAGGCTCCCTGGGCCTGGAGGAATCAGGGAGCAGGCGCATGCAGAACTTTGCCTTCAGTGGAGGACTTTACGGGGGCCTGCCCCCCACACACAGTGAAGCAGGCTCCCAGCCGCATGGCATCCACGGGACAGCACTTATCGGTGGTTTGCCCATGCCATACCCAAACCTTGCCCCTGATGTGGACTTGACTCCTGTTGTGCCGTCAGCAGTGAACATGAACCCTGCACCAAACCCTGCAGTCTATAACCCTGAAGCTGTAAATGAACCCAAGAAGAAGAAGTATGCAAAAGAGGCTTGGCCAGGCAAGAAGCCCACACCTTCCTTACTGATTTGA
- the PPP1R8 gene encoding nuclear inhibitor of protein phosphatase 1 isoform X1: protein MAAAANSGSSLPLFDCPTWAGKPPPGLHLDVVKGDKLIEKLIIDEKKYYLFGRNPDLCDFTIDHQSCSRVHAALVYHKHLKRVFLIDLNSTHGTFLGHIRLEPHKPQQIPIDSTVSFGASTRAYTLREKPQTLPSAVKGDEKMGGEDDELKGLLGLPEEETELDNLTEFNTAHNKRISTLTIEEGNLDIQRPKRKRKNSRVTFSEDDEIINPEDVDPSVGRFRNMVQTAVVPVKKKRVEGPGSLGLEESGSRRMQNFAFSGGLYGGLPPTHSEAGSQPHGIHGTALIGGLPMPYPNLAPDVDLTPVVPSAVNMNPAPNPAVYNPEAVNEPKKKKYAKEAWPVCEFVSQSLIATAVGECLLKARSLSLGGNAPSPFYYK, encoded by the exons ATGGCGGCAGCCGCGAACTCCGGCTCCAGCCTCCCGCTGTTCGACTGCCCAACCTG ggcaGGTAAGCCCCCTCCCGGTTTACATCTGGATGTAGTCAAAGGAGACAAACTAATTGAG aaactgaTTATTGATGAGAAGAAGTATTACTTATTTGGGAGAAACCCTGATTTGTGTGACTTTACCATTGACCACCAGTCTTGCTCTCGGGTCCATGCTGCACTTGTCTACCACAAGCATCTGAAGAGAGTTTTCCTGATAGATCTCAACAGTA CACACGGCACTTTCTTGGGTCACATTCGGTTGGAACCTCACAAGCCTCAGCAAATTCCCATCGATTCCACGGTCTCATTTGGCGCATCCACAAGGGCATACACTCTGCGCGAGAAGCCTCAGACATTGCCATCGGCTGTGAAAGGAGATGAGAAGATGGGTGGAGAGGATGATGAACTCAAGGGCTTACTGGGGCttccagaggaggaaactgagcttGAT AACCTGACAGAGTTCAACACTGCCCACAACAAGCGGATTTCTACCCTTACCATTGAGGAGGGAAATCTGGACATTCAAAGaccaaagaggaagaggaagaactcACGGGTGACATTCAGTGAGGATGATGAGATCATCAATCCAG AGGATGTGGATCCCTCAGTTGGTCGATTCAGGAACATGGTGCAAACTGCAGTGGTCCCAGTCAAG AAGAAGCGTGTGGAGGGCCCAGGCTCCCTGGGCCTGGAGGAATCAGGGAGCAGGCGCATGCAGAACTTTGCCTTCAGTGGAGGACTTTACGGGGGCCTGCCCCCCACACACAGTGAAGCAGGCTCCCAGCCGCATGGCATCCACGGGACAGCACTTATCGGTGGTTTGCCCATGCCATACCCAAACCTTGCCCCTGATGTGGACTTGACTCCTGTTGTGCCGTCAGCAGTGAACATGAACCCTGCACCAAACCCTGCAGTCTATAACCCTGAAGCTGTAAATGAACCCAAGAAGAAGAAGTATGCAAAAGAGGCTTGGCCAG TCTGTGAATTTGTCTCTCAGTCACTGATTGCCACTGCTGTCGGGGAATGTTTGCTAAAGGCACGGTCACTGAGCTTGGGAGGCAATGCTCCATCCccattttattacaaataa
- the PPP1R8 gene encoding nuclear inhibitor of protein phosphatase 1 isoform X3, with amino-acid sequence MAAAANSGSSLPLFDCPTWAGKPPPGLHLDVVKGDKLIEKLIIDEKKYYLFGRNPDLCDFTIDHQSCSRVHAALVYHKHLKRVFLIDLNSTHGTFLGHIRLEPHKPQQIPIDSTVSFGASTRAYTLREKPQTLPSAVKGDEKMGGEDDELKGLLGLPEEETELDNLTEFNTAHNKRISTLTIEEGNLDIQRPKRKRKNSRVTFSEDDEIINPEDVDPSVGRFRNMVQTAVVPVKKKRVEGPGSLGLEESGSRRMQNFAFSGGLYGGLPPTHSEAGSQPHGIHGTALIGGLPMPYPNLAPDVDLTPVVPSAVNMNPAPNPAVYNPEAVNEPKKKKYAKEAWPGKKPTPSLLI; translated from the exons ATGGCGGCAGCCGCGAACTCCGGCTCCAGCCTCCCGCTGTTCGACTGCCCAACCTG ggcaGGTAAGCCCCCTCCCGGTTTACATCTGGATGTAGTCAAAGGAGACAAACTAATTGAG aaactgaTTATTGATGAGAAGAAGTATTACTTATTTGGGAGAAACCCTGATTTGTGTGACTTTACCATTGACCACCAGTCTTGCTCTCGGGTCCATGCTGCACTTGTCTACCACAAGCATCTGAAGAGAGTTTTCCTGATAGATCTCAACAGTA CACACGGCACTTTCTTGGGTCACATTCGGTTGGAACCTCACAAGCCTCAGCAAATTCCCATCGATTCCACGGTCTCATTTGGCGCATCCACAAGGGCATACACTCTGCGCGAGAAGCCTCAGACATTGCCATCGGCTGTGAAAGGAGATGAGAAGATGGGTGGAGAGGATGATGAACTCAAGGGCTTACTGGGGCttccagaggaggaaactgagcttGAT AACCTGACAGAGTTCAACACTGCCCACAACAAGCGGATTTCTACCCTTACCATTGAGGAGGGAAATCTGGACATTCAAAGaccaaagaggaagaggaagaactcACGGGTGACATTCAGTGAGGATGATGAGATCATCAATCCAG AGGATGTGGATCCCTCAGTTGGTCGATTCAGGAACATGGTGCAAACTGCAGTGGTCCCAGTCAAG AAGAAGCGTGTGGAGGGCCCAGGCTCCCTGGGCCTGGAGGAATCAGGGAGCAGGCGCATGCAGAACTTTGCCTTCAGTGGAGGACTTTACGGGGGCCTGCCCCCCACACACAGTGAAGCAGGCTCCCAGCCGCATGGCATCCACGGGACAGCACTTATCGGTGGTTTGCCCATGCCATACCCAAACCTTGCCCCTGATGTGGACTTGACTCCTGTTGTGCCGTCAGCAGTGAACATGAACCCTGCACCAAACCCTGCAGTCTATAACCCTGAAGCTGTAAATGAACCCAAGAAGAAGAAGTATGCAAAAGAGGCTTGGCCAGGCAAGAAGCCCACACCTTCCTTACTGATTTGA